In Mytilus edulis chromosome 6, xbMytEdul2.2, whole genome shotgun sequence, the following proteins share a genomic window:
- the LOC139526640 gene encoding uncharacterized protein — protein sequence MADMIDKLEEEDIPGLLLLVDFEKAFDTVEWSFIEKTLDFYGFGPTLCRWIKCFYTDITSTVTNNGHLSEFFNLARGGRQGDPLSPYLFILVLELLSAALKYDPIVSGVTVNDSEFLLSQYADDSSLILDENEKSLKQALHIFDSFAACAGLRVNVDKTEAIWVGSSH from the coding sequence ATGGCAGATATGATAGATAAACTAGAAGAAGAAGATATTCCAGGATTATTATTACTGGTTGACTTTGAAAAAGCCTTCGACACGGTCGAATGGTCCTTTATTGaaaaaactttagatttttatgGGTTTGGTCCAACACTTTGTAGAtggataaaatgtttttatacagaCATTACCAGTACAGTTACAAATAATGGACATTtatcagaattttttaatttggctAGGGGGGGTAGGCAAGGGGATCCTTTATCCCCTTATCTCTTCATCCTTGTGTTGGAACTACTTAGTGCAGCTTTAAAATATGACCCAATTGTTTCTGGTGTCACAGTAAACGACTCTGAGTTTTTACTAAGTCAATATGCAGATGACTCCTCTCTGATTCTGGATGAAAATGAGAAATCTCTTAAACAAGCATTACACATTTTTGATAGTTTTGCTGCCTGTGCTGGTTTGAGGG